In a genomic window of Curtobacterium flaccumfaciens pv. betae:
- a CDS encoding cation:dicarboxylate symporter family transporter → MDITTTDRAPARWYHSLFVQIAIGVALGIAVGVCFPAAAPVLNVVGQGFIRLIEMVIAPLAFIVVVTGIVHVGDLRSVGRIAGKAMVYFLLASSCALVFGLLVGNLVRPGAGLRIDPSSLDASAVAAKTAGGTAPDAGTFILDLIPSSVVNAFATNDILQVLVFAVFVGAAIAAIGSDRARPLVRGLDLCLEVVYRILGWVMRLSPLGAFGAMAYVVGQYGIDTLGSYGLLIAACYGAAAVFIVALLVGGRLLSGVPIWRFVWHTRAEFGLALGTASTEAVLPRMITRLTEVGVSRSVAGLVVPTGYSFNLDGAAIYLSISLLFLTQAFGVPLTLEQQVAALGVLLLTSKGMAGVPGSSFLALSATATSLGLFPVAGVALLLGADRIMDAMRVSVNLLGNCVATLVVARWQGELDRERVDAVLRPGRGVRPSSEPSPAAGGAVVSAPVR, encoded by the coding sequence ATGGACATCACCACCACGGATCGTGCCCCCGCCCGCTGGTACCACTCGCTGTTCGTGCAGATCGCGATCGGGGTGGCCCTCGGCATCGCCGTCGGGGTCTGCTTCCCCGCGGCGGCACCGGTGCTGAACGTCGTCGGGCAGGGGTTCATCCGGCTGATCGAGATGGTGATCGCGCCGCTCGCGTTCATCGTCGTGGTGACGGGCATCGTGCACGTCGGCGACCTGCGCTCCGTGGGACGGATCGCCGGCAAGGCGATGGTCTACTTCCTGCTCGCGTCGTCGTGCGCGCTCGTGTTCGGCCTGCTGGTCGGCAACCTCGTGCGCCCCGGGGCCGGCCTGCGGATCGACCCGTCGTCGCTCGACGCCTCCGCCGTGGCGGCGAAGACCGCCGGCGGCACAGCTCCGGACGCGGGGACCTTCATCCTCGACCTCATCCCGTCGAGCGTCGTGAACGCGTTCGCGACGAACGACATCCTGCAGGTGCTCGTCTTCGCGGTGTTCGTCGGCGCGGCGATCGCCGCGATCGGCAGTGACCGTGCGCGGCCGCTCGTGCGGGGCCTCGACCTGTGCCTCGAGGTCGTCTACCGCATCCTGGGCTGGGTGATGCGTCTGTCGCCGCTCGGTGCGTTCGGGGCGATGGCGTACGTGGTCGGGCAGTACGGCATCGACACCCTGGGGTCGTACGGGCTGCTGATCGCTGCCTGCTACGGCGCAGCGGCGGTGTTCATCGTGGCGCTGCTCGTGGGCGGGCGGCTGCTGTCCGGGGTGCCGATCTGGCGGTTCGTGTGGCACACCCGCGCCGAGTTCGGGCTGGCTCTGGGTACCGCGTCGACCGAGGCCGTGCTGCCGCGGATGATCACCCGGCTCACCGAGGTCGGCGTCTCACGGAGCGTCGCCGGACTCGTCGTGCCGACGGGCTACTCGTTCAACCTCGACGGGGCGGCGATCTACCTGTCGATCTCGCTGCTGTTCCTGACCCAGGCGTTCGGGGTGCCGCTGACGCTCGAGCAGCAGGTCGCCGCACTCGGGGTGCTGCTGCTGACGTCGAAGGGCATGGCCGGGGTGCCGGGCTCGTCGTTCCTGGCGCTGTCCGCGACGGCGACGAGCCTCGGGCTGTTCCCGGTCGCAGGCGTCGCGCTGCTGCTCGGTGCCGACCGGATCATGGACGCGATGCGGGTGAGCGTCAACCTGCTCGGCAACTGCGTCGCGACGCTCGTGGTGGCGCGGTGGCAGGGCGAGCTCGACCGTGAGCGGGTGGACGCGGTGCTGCGGCCCGGGCGAGGGGTGCGGCCGTCGTCGGAGCCGTCGCCCGCAGCGGGCGGAGCGGTGGTGTCGGCGCCGGTTCGCTGA
- a CDS encoding SDR family oxidoreductase, with translation MVLHRRKVVLVTGASSGIGRATAIRLAAAGHPVVLGARRTDRLDELVTEIEGAGGTAMAVPLDVTALASVQEFAVAARARFGRIDVLVANAGVMPLSPLAAGLVDEWDRMIDVNVRGLLHSITATLPTMLAQGTGHVVTIASVGVYDVSPTAAVYCGTKFAARAITEGLRQESPRGIRVTTVSPGVTESELAATITDASAAAAMVVYRAESISADAIARAVSYAVAERPAVDVNEIVVRPAAQR, from the coding sequence ATGGTGCTGCACCGACGGAAGGTCGTCCTCGTGACGGGCGCCTCGAGTGGCATCGGTCGCGCGACGGCGATCCGCCTCGCCGCGGCCGGCCACCCCGTCGTGCTCGGGGCCCGGCGCACCGACCGGCTCGACGAGCTCGTCACCGAGATCGAGGGGGCGGGCGGTACGGCGATGGCAGTGCCGCTCGACGTCACCGCCCTCGCCTCGGTGCAGGAGTTCGCGGTTGCTGCCCGGGCACGCTTCGGGCGGATCGACGTGCTCGTCGCGAACGCCGGCGTGATGCCGCTGTCACCCCTCGCCGCAGGCCTCGTCGACGAGTGGGACAGGATGATCGACGTCAACGTCCGCGGCCTCCTCCACAGCATCACGGCGACCCTGCCCACCATGCTCGCGCAGGGCACCGGCCACGTCGTGACGATCGCATCCGTCGGCGTCTACGACGTCTCGCCCACGGCTGCTGTCTACTGCGGCACGAAGTTCGCAGCACGGGCGATCACCGAGGGGCTGCGTCAGGAGTCACCGCGCGGGATCCGTGTGACCACCGTGTCGCCAGGAGTGACCGAGTCCGAGCTCGCCGCAACGATCACCGACGCCTCCGCCGCCGCCGCGATGGTCGTCTACCGTGCCGAGTCGATCTCCGCTGACGCGATCGCCCGCGCTGTTTCCTACGCGGTGGCCGAGCGACCCGCCGTCGACGTGAACGAGATCGTCGTGCGGCCTGCGGCCCAGCGTTGA
- a CDS encoding GntR family transcriptional regulator — MRRLFRDLAEDLADRVLRGEFDDTGVLPAEHDLAADYAVARGTVRNALGLLRDRRVLTARAGSRWRVRTTSLGHDAGALESFGQLARARGHEPGGRVVAVEERPATVRERRLFRAAHDEPVLHVVRVRSLDGVDVMLERTAYAPWVAAVIRTIPGGQTSVSATLEDRFGIRVGAAVTTVDALLADDADAALLGVRPGAALLQVRRSSTADGRPLEAGDDRYVAGTVPLRIRTASATTPTPLTGTRHDDAG, encoded by the coding sequence GTGCGACGACTGTTCCGGGACCTCGCCGAGGACCTCGCCGACCGGGTGCTCCGCGGTGAGTTCGACGACACCGGCGTCCTGCCGGCCGAGCACGACCTGGCGGCCGACTACGCCGTCGCCCGTGGCACCGTGCGGAACGCACTCGGGCTGCTCCGCGACCGCCGGGTCCTGACGGCACGGGCCGGGTCCCGCTGGCGCGTCCGCACCACGTCGCTCGGCCACGACGCCGGCGCGCTCGAGTCCTTCGGTCAGCTGGCCAGGGCGCGTGGGCACGAGCCCGGCGGTCGGGTCGTGGCGGTCGAGGAACGGCCGGCCACCGTGCGTGAGCGGCGCCTCTTCCGCGCTGCGCACGACGAGCCCGTCCTGCACGTCGTGCGGGTGCGCTCCCTCGACGGTGTCGACGTCATGCTCGAGCGCACCGCCTACGCGCCGTGGGTCGCCGCCGTCATCCGGACGATCCCGGGCGGGCAGACGTCGGTGTCGGCGACCCTGGAGGACCGGTTCGGCATCCGGGTCGGTGCCGCCGTCACCACCGTGGACGCGCTGCTGGCGGACGACGCCGACGCCGCGCTCCTCGGGGTCCGGCCCGGAGCGGCGCTCCTGCAGGTGCGCCGGTCCAGCACCGCGGACGGCCGCCCGCTCGAGGCGGGCGACGACCGGTACGTCGCCGGCACCGTGCCGCTCCGGATCCGGACGGCGTCCGCAACGACACCGACACCGCTGACCGGCACCCGGCACGACGACGCGGGATGA
- a CDS encoding GNAT family N-acetyltransferase, translating into MTDEPLLEIRSASETDAACVAAVVVRAYANQQGWVSDAELVTGERTTPDQVRAMIRAPRSVVLVAVHDATIVATCHLRASDRATAHLGMLAVDPAWQSRGISRRLRTAAIAYAEEAMACESVELEVLSVHEGLRRVYERSGFIATGETRPFPAHVARVAGLHFVVLRRSLGASGQTPDV; encoded by the coding sequence GTGACAGACGAACCCCTGCTCGAGATCCGGTCGGCGTCCGAGACGGACGCGGCGTGCGTGGCTGCGGTCGTCGTCCGTGCGTACGCCAACCAACAGGGCTGGGTGAGCGACGCCGAGCTGGTGACCGGGGAGCGGACGACCCCGGACCAGGTGCGTGCGATGATCCGTGCCCCGCGGTCGGTGGTGCTCGTCGCGGTTCACGACGCCACCATCGTCGCGACCTGTCACCTGCGGGCCTCCGACCGGGCGACGGCGCACCTCGGCATGCTCGCTGTGGACCCGGCGTGGCAGTCCCGAGGCATCTCCCGGCGGCTCCGGACCGCGGCGATCGCGTACGCCGAGGAAGCCATGGCATGCGAGTCCGTCGAGCTCGAGGTGCTCAGCGTGCACGAGGGACTGCGACGCGTGTACGAGCGAAGCGGGTTCATCGCGACGGGGGAGACCCGACCGTTCCCGGCACACGTCGCTCGCGTCGCGGGGCTGCACTTCGTCGTGCTCAGGAGATCGCTCGGCGCGTCTGGACAGACCCCGGACGTGTGA
- a CDS encoding endonuclease/exonuclease/phosphatase family protein produces MSRRAAAVSTTVVVATLLVGATFVAAPWLGVGRAPVLAAVLPARSLVTAGLVAAGLALVLVAIVLRRTRAVRLVAASLGAVLLVVAVANTAVLGVRGWDVRPVDGARGALRVFEWNTNGGLVGAQGIARAALTARADVVVLPDAGDRRVATAVARWMGQHGRPVRLFMGGAGTQVAVLVGADRAFGASMSPGVDPVKTMTVSGPSIPTIVAVHAPQPIGRGLAGWRTDLRWIGEQCGRGADVVVSGDFNGSVDSFDGGGLGSCRDAASTVHGAGLGTWPTWLDPRLAMPIDHTLVGPAAGVVRSWSVLTSQDESGARHRPTLTVVGGS; encoded by the coding sequence GTGTCTCGTCGTGCGGCTGCTGTCTCGACCACCGTGGTGGTTGCGACCCTGCTGGTCGGTGCCACCTTCGTCGCCGCTCCGTGGCTCGGCGTGGGGCGGGCTCCGGTGCTCGCCGCCGTGCTGCCGGCCCGGTCCCTCGTGACCGCAGGACTGGTCGCTGCCGGTCTCGCCCTGGTGCTCGTCGCCATCGTCCTGCGACGCACGCGAGCCGTGCGGCTGGTCGCTGCGTCGCTCGGGGCGGTCCTGCTCGTCGTCGCCGTGGCGAACACAGCGGTGCTCGGCGTGCGGGGATGGGACGTGCGGCCGGTCGACGGTGCCCGGGGTGCACTCCGGGTGTTCGAGTGGAACACCAACGGAGGACTCGTCGGCGCGCAGGGCATCGCCCGCGCGGCACTGACCGCACGGGCGGACGTCGTCGTGCTCCCCGACGCGGGCGACCGACGGGTCGCCACCGCGGTGGCTCGGTGGATGGGGCAGCACGGTCGGCCGGTGCGGCTGTTCATGGGTGGTGCCGGCACGCAGGTGGCGGTGCTCGTCGGGGCCGATCGCGCGTTCGGCGCCTCGATGTCGCCCGGCGTCGATCCGGTGAAGACGATGACGGTGTCCGGGCCGTCGATCCCGACGATCGTCGCTGTGCACGCGCCGCAACCGATCGGGCGGGGACTGGCGGGCTGGCGGACCGATCTGCGGTGGATCGGCGAGCAGTGCGGCCGCGGCGCTGACGTGGTCGTGTCGGGGGACTTCAACGGATCGGTCGACAGCTTCGACGGTGGGGGTCTCGGTTCGTGCCGGGACGCCGCGTCGACCGTGCACGGCGCGGGGCTCGGTACGTGGCCGACGTGGCTCGATCCGCGGCTGGCGATGCCGATCGACCACACCCTGGTCGGTCCGGCGGCCGGAGTCGTCCGGTCGTGGAGCGTGCTGACGAGCCAGGACGAGTCCGGTGCTCGGCACCGCCCGACCCTGACGGTCGTCGGCGGCAGCTGA
- a CDS encoding nucleotide disphospho-sugar-binding domain-containing protein, translating into MSSYLLCAPPVYGHLAPLVDVGRDLAERGHEITVLTGSKYRDLVVGAGLRFVALPADADFDDAELQDRLADATAARGVAVVREGIIAMFVRPILSQYRALAALLAASRFDAVLGEATFTGLAPYLALPPGDRLPVLGIATTPVTLTSVDAAPFGTALSPGRGPLARARNRLLTAAIHPVLTRPLQQAVDVVLAEVGAPPSQTGTFDFAYRCFDTLFQLSVAELEYPRRELPDSVRFVGPVVTRAAPTPAADLPAWWDDLDTDTPVVLVTQGTIDTVDLGRLIAPTLRALVDEDVLVVATTGGRPVDQVERALGTGLPVNARVATFLPYDQLLPRCSVVVTNGGFGGVQRALAHGVPLVVAGSTEDKPEVAARVAWAGCGRNLRSGTPRPAAIRQAVREVLASPTHRARSRQVAASIATLPDPVDVIEAGLAAAVAAAADGSQRR; encoded by the coding sequence GTGTCCTCGTACCTGCTCTGCGCCCCGCCCGTCTACGGCCACCTCGCGCCCCTCGTCGACGTGGGGCGCGACCTCGCCGAGCGCGGCCACGAGATCACCGTGCTGACGGGGTCCAAGTACCGCGACCTCGTCGTCGGCGCCGGGCTCCGCTTCGTGGCCCTGCCGGCCGACGCCGACTTCGACGACGCCGAGCTGCAGGACCGGCTCGCCGACGCCACGGCGGCGCGCGGGGTGGCGGTCGTCCGCGAGGGCATCATCGCGATGTTCGTGCGGCCGATCCTGTCCCAGTACCGCGCGCTGGCGGCCCTGCTGGCAGCGAGTCGGTTCGACGCGGTGCTCGGCGAGGCGACGTTCACCGGCCTCGCCCCGTACCTCGCGCTGCCGCCGGGCGACCGCCTGCCCGTGCTCGGGATCGCGACCACCCCGGTGACGCTCACCAGCGTCGACGCCGCACCTTTCGGCACCGCGCTCTCGCCGGGTCGCGGGCCGCTGGCGCGCGCACGCAACCGACTGCTCACGGCGGCGATCCACCCCGTCCTCACCCGGCCGCTGCAGCAGGCCGTCGACGTCGTGCTCGCCGAGGTGGGGGCGCCGCCGTCGCAGACCGGGACCTTCGACTTCGCCTACCGTTGCTTCGACACCCTGTTCCAGCTGAGCGTCGCGGAGCTCGAGTACCCGCGCCGCGAGCTCCCCGACTCGGTCCGGTTCGTCGGTCCGGTCGTGACCCGCGCGGCACCGACGCCCGCGGCCGACCTGCCCGCGTGGTGGGACGACCTGGACACCGACACCCCGGTGGTGCTCGTGACCCAGGGCACGATCGACACCGTCGACCTCGGCCGGCTCATCGCGCCGACGCTCCGCGCGCTGGTGGACGAGGACGTCCTCGTCGTCGCCACCACCGGTGGCCGCCCGGTCGACCAGGTCGAACGCGCGCTCGGCACGGGGCTGCCCGTGAACGCCCGGGTGGCGACCTTCCTGCCCTACGACCAGCTCCTGCCGCGGTGCAGCGTCGTCGTCACGAACGGCGGGTTCGGCGGGGTGCAGCGTGCCCTCGCGCACGGCGTGCCGCTCGTGGTCGCCGGGTCGACCGAGGACAAGCCGGAGGTCGCCGCCCGGGTCGCGTGGGCCGGGTGCGGGCGGAACCTGCGCTCCGGGACGCCGCGGCCGGCGGCGATCCGTCAGGCGGTCCGCGAGGTCCTCGCCTCGCCGACCCACCGCGCCCGCAGCCGTCAGGTCGCGGCGTCGATCGCCACCCTGCCCGACCCCGTGGACGTCATCGAGGCCGGGCTGGCGGCGGCCGTCGCCGCCGCCGCGGACGGCTCACAGCGACGCTGA
- a CDS encoding phosphocholine-specific phospholipase C, with protein MSTRKPEHGAPDVNLDAAPPLTPDAAYTAAVRPGVSRRTVLIGGAAAIMAGVAAGSAFGPGATDRASAATARAVPTGTIADVKHVVVLMQENRSFDHYYGTMPGVRGFSDKQALELPTGHDVFHQPAAARTDGGAMLPFRLDTTRFNAQNADGLDHSWGGGHTAWNGGAWNRWVDAKSAQTMGYFTSEDIPYQRALAGAFTVCDDYHCSLNGPTTPNRLYQWSGTIDPRGAQGGPATDNPADYEPVFAWTTYAERLQAAGVTWKTYANDEVGDSAADPYVGDYGDNPLWLFEQYHRALASSDPAQQELAARAGLHDGWKPNSGKGLDVTHLLSQFGQDCATNSLPTVSYVIAPYGWSEHPAASPDYGAHYTNAVVQALFSNPDTWASTVLLVNYDENDGYFDHVVPPFAEPGTPDEYVDGLPIGMGARVPMTVVSPWSRGGWVNSQVADHTSVIQFLEHVTGVREPNISDWRRSVSGDLTSCFDFTAPDPSIPGPDVVPGIEQTRALVAAADADQAKPPIEEPAIGAQTLPVQEPGTVRHRSLPYRQHADATVDHRTGRVTVTLANDGRQGVNFLVYPNTAMPFAAHPKTVPVGATADWAWDTTTTAGAYDVSVYGPDRFLRRFAGTVAVGGRATGGVPHVSVVRDPRGRRTLQLLLENTGRAELRFVLVANDFVEHRETAHVRGSGHKTMHWPLDEWGYYDVVVTADGVPGFRYRFAGRAER; from the coding sequence ATGAGCACGAGGAAGCCCGAACACGGCGCACCCGACGTCAACCTGGACGCCGCACCACCGCTGACCCCGGACGCCGCCTACACCGCCGCGGTCCGACCCGGAGTCAGTCGACGGACCGTCCTGATCGGCGGCGCGGCCGCGATCATGGCCGGCGTCGCCGCCGGCTCCGCCTTCGGACCGGGCGCGACCGACCGCGCCAGCGCCGCGACCGCTCGTGCCGTCCCCACCGGCACGATCGCCGACGTGAAGCACGTCGTCGTGCTCATGCAGGAGAACCGGTCCTTCGACCACTACTACGGCACGATGCCCGGGGTCCGCGGGTTCTCGGACAAGCAGGCGCTCGAGCTGCCGACCGGACACGACGTCTTCCACCAGCCGGCGGCGGCCCGCACCGACGGTGGCGCGATGCTGCCGTTCCGGCTCGACACCACCCGGTTCAACGCGCAGAACGCCGACGGCCTCGACCACTCCTGGGGCGGTGGGCACACCGCGTGGAACGGCGGTGCCTGGAACCGGTGGGTCGACGCGAAGAGCGCCCAGACGATGGGCTACTTCACGAGCGAGGACATCCCCTACCAGCGCGCACTCGCCGGCGCCTTCACGGTCTGCGACGACTACCACTGCTCGCTCAACGGGCCCACGACGCCGAACCGCCTGTACCAGTGGTCCGGCACCATCGACCCCCGCGGCGCGCAGGGCGGACCGGCGACCGACAACCCGGCGGACTACGAACCGGTGTTCGCCTGGACCACCTACGCCGAACGACTGCAGGCGGCCGGCGTCACCTGGAAGACCTACGCCAACGACGAGGTCGGCGACAGCGCAGCCGACCCGTACGTCGGCGACTACGGCGACAACCCGCTCTGGCTGTTCGAGCAGTACCACCGTGCGCTCGCGTCCTCCGACCCCGCCCAGCAGGAGCTCGCCGCGCGTGCCGGGCTGCACGACGGGTGGAAGCCGAACTCGGGCAAGGGCCTCGACGTCACCCACCTGCTCAGCCAGTTCGGGCAGGACTGCGCGACCAACAGCCTGCCCACCGTGTCGTACGTCATCGCCCCCTACGGCTGGAGCGAGCACCCGGCGGCCAGCCCGGACTACGGCGCCCACTACACGAACGCCGTCGTGCAGGCGCTCTTCAGCAACCCGGACACCTGGGCCTCGACCGTCCTGCTCGTCAACTACGACGAGAACGACGGGTACTTCGACCACGTCGTCCCCCCGTTCGCCGAACCCGGCACCCCCGACGAGTACGTCGACGGGCTGCCCATCGGCATGGGTGCCCGCGTGCCGATGACCGTGGTGTCGCCGTGGAGCCGTGGCGGGTGGGTCAACTCGCAGGTGGCGGACCACACGTCCGTGATCCAGTTCCTCGAGCACGTCACGGGGGTCCGCGAGCCGAACATCTCCGACTGGCGACGGTCCGTCTCCGGAGACCTGACGAGCTGCTTCGACTTCACCGCGCCGGACCCGAGCATCCCCGGCCCAGACGTCGTCCCCGGCATCGAGCAGACCCGGGCGCTGGTCGCGGCCGCCGACGCCGACCAGGCGAAGCCACCCATCGAGGAACCGGCGATCGGTGCGCAGACCCTGCCCGTCCAGGAGCCCGGCACCGTCCGGCACCGGAGCCTGCCCTACCGGCAGCACGCCGACGCGACCGTCGACCACCGCACCGGCCGGGTCACCGTGACGCTCGCGAACGACGGCCGTCAGGGGGTCAACTTCCTGGTCTACCCGAACACCGCGATGCCGTTCGCCGCCCACCCGAAGACCGTCCCCGTCGGCGCCACCGCCGACTGGGCCTGGGACACCACGACGACCGCCGGTGCCTACGACGTCAGCGTCTACGGACCCGACCGGTTCCTCCGGCGCTTCGCCGGCACCGTCGCTGTCGGTGGTCGGGCGACCGGCGGCGTGCCGCACGTCTCGGTCGTCCGGGACCCGCGCGGTCGGCGCACCCTGCAGCTCCTGCTCGAGAACACCGGCAGGGCCGAGCTCCGCTTCGTGCTCGTGGCCAACGACTTCGTCGAGCACCGCGAGACCGCACACGTCCGCGGCTCCGGGCACAAGACGATGCACTGGCCGCTCGACGAGTGGGGGTACTACGACGTGGTCGTCACCGCGGACGGTGTGCCCGGGTTCCGGTACCGCTTCGCCGGACGCGCGGAGCGCTGA